Part of the Paeniglutamicibacter sulfureus genome, AGTCGTCCGGGTACCACGCCGCGCCCAGCGCGTCGGGGGAAATGTTGGGCTCGAATTCGCGCAGCCGCGGGATGTCGACTCGTTCGACGTCGATCCCGTACTCGGCCTGCGCCTTGGTCAGGCGGTCCAGCGAGGCAAGGGAGGATTCGCGCGAGGCGACGATGATGCCGCCCTTGGACTCGAATTCCCAGTGGGCTGCGTGTTCGGCCAGATCGCCGCGCCAGGTGTCGAGCGAGAACTTTGTCAGCTCGAGTTCCGGGCCGAGTTCCTTGTCCGACACCAGGATGTTGCCCTCGCAGGCGGAGCTGGTTCCGCTTGCCGGAAGGCCGCGCTCCAGGACGGTCACGGACAGTCCCTGCGTGGTGGCGAAATATGCAATCGCCGAACCTATGACTCCGGCACCGATGACGATCACGTCGCTGGGCGCATTCATGTTTACTCCTGGTTACTGGGTGTTTTGCTCTGGTGCATCTTGATCGGGGGTGCCGGTATTCCACATGCCACGAGCGTGGTTGATGTGGCGGATCATCAGTTCGTAGATCGCTTCCCCGTCACCCCGCTCCACGCAATCGATCATTTCGTGGTGTTCCTGGGCCGAGCCGTCAAGCTGGTCATTGTCCATGAGCGTCTTGAGGCCATACATACGCGTGCGCAGGCGCAGCGACGTTGCCAGTTCGACAAGTTGCTTGTTTCCCGCAAAGCTCAGCAGGCGTGCGTGGAACTCACGGTCGGCGGCAAGGTACGCTTCCGGGTCCTTGTCCCGAGCTGTACGAACGATGACGTCCGCCAGCGAACGGAGGTCGGAAATGCTGTCACTTGGAACAGCTTCCAGGGCGCGTTTGGTCGCTGCCGGTTCCACCAGCAGCCGGATCTCGGCGATTTCCTCGAGTTCTGCATCCGTCATGCCGGTGATCCTGAAGCCCTTGTTCTTGACAGTCTCCACCAGCCCCTCACGGACAAGGTCCATCATGGCTTCGCGCACCGGAGTTGCCGAGACCCCAAAGGCCGCGCCCAAATTGGGTGCAGAGTACAGCTCCCCTTCCACCAGGTCACCCGAGATGATCGAGGTGCGGAGCCGCTCGGTGACCGTCTCACGCAGGCTCATCTGGCGGTCGAGCTTTTCAATGGTGAATCTTGAATTGCCGGTCATGGTTTGTTCTCCGATTTTTACAGGTGCGCTCACGCGTTGTTACTCCTGTGATCTTCATACACCACTGCGGCGGAAACCAAGTCTTCCCATGCCATGCCCACGCCCGTGTAAAGCGTCGGCCTGCCCCCGACGCGGCTGAATTTGCCGTTCACCAGGTCCTTGAGGTTTGCCGGGCTGATCTCTTTCCACTCTTCGACGCTACGCGCGGGGATCAAATCCCCGCTTTCGCGCCAAGAGGAAGCACGTCCCTCGACGACGACCTCGGAGCGCCTGACGAGCTTATCGTCGACCTCGCGGGCGTCGAGCCCGTGCTGCCCCACCGATGCGATGATGGCGTGGTCGGCCGGCAGCGATCCGTCAAAGAGCGGTGTCGGCGAGGAAGTGACGCAAAGGATCACGTCCGCGTTCGGAACGTCCTCCACGGAGCCGCGGGTAACGGTGATGCCTTCGGCCGCCAGCTGTTCGATCAGTGCCTGGATCCGCTCGATCCGTTGACCCACCACGGAGAATATGCCCTCGGGGAAGACCGCCTGGGCGGCCCGGATGTGGTTGAGCGCCTGTACTCCTGCCCCGAAGACCAGCACTCTGGGTGTTCGGGTGAACGGAGTGCCGCCCGGCGCGTCTGCGATGTTCTTGACCGCTGTCAGCGTCGCCGCCGGGGTGCGGATGGCCGTGAGTTCTGCGCCGTCCATGGAAGCAATGGGTGCGAGGTTCGAGGAGTCAAAGAGCAGGTAGACACCCTGGATCTTCTCCTCGCCCTTGGCCGGGTTCAGCGGGGCGATGGTTGCGACCTTGAGCCCGGTGTAGCCCT contains:
- a CDS encoding ornithine cyclodeaminase family protein — its product is MKLPYFDAAEVRASLPFDRAIAAIEDALRGQTDPEIDGPRIFAPAPDGEFLLMPAIGQGYTGLKVATIAPLNPAKGEEKIQGVYLLFDSSNLAPIASMDGAELTAIRTPAATLTAVKNIADAPGGTPFTRTPRVLVFGAGVQALNHIRAAQAVFPEGIFSVVGQRIERIQALIEQLAAEGITVTRGSVEDVPNADVILCVTSSPTPLFDGSLPADHAIIASVGQHGLDAREVDDKLVRRSEVVVEGRASSWRESGDLIPARSVEEWKEISPANLKDLVNGKFSRVGGRPTLYTGVGMAWEDLVSAAVVYEDHRSNNA
- a CDS encoding GntR family transcriptional regulator, with amino-acid sequence MSAPVKIGEQTMTGNSRFTIEKLDRQMSLRETVTERLRTSIISGDLVEGELYSAPNLGAAFGVSATPVREAMMDLVREGLVETVKNKGFRITGMTDAELEEIAEIRLLVEPAATKRALEAVPSDSISDLRSLADVIVRTARDKDPEAYLAADREFHARLLSFAGNKQLVELATSLRLRTRMYGLKTLMDNDQLDGSAQEHHEMIDCVERGDGEAIYELMIRHINHARGMWNTGTPDQDAPEQNTQ